In Bombus vancouverensis nearcticus unplaced genomic scaffold, iyBomVanc1_principal scaffold0039, whole genome shotgun sequence, the following proteins share a genomic window:
- the LOC117165557 gene encoding translation machinery-associated protein 16 homolog, giving the protein MPIAQQGFVPWYFNEATAMRKEFLKPKKMIHPNSRKSIAITKKAKKISNRQKAEMSCLIKQNSIGEKISWIRNNMIPGVCPYTPEITASLLETEVCSKK; this is encoded by the exons ATGCCCATTGCCCAACAGGGTTTCGTTCCATGGTATTTCAACGAG GCCACTGCAATGAGAAAAGAATTCCTGAAGCCAAAGAAAATGATACATCCAAATAGCAGAAAGTCTATCGCTATTACGAAAAAAGCCAAAAA AATATCAAATAGACAGAAGGCAGAAATGTCCTGCTTGATAAAACAGAATTCAATAGGAGAGAAAATATCGTGGATCAGAAACAATATGATTCCAGGCGTGTGTCCCTATACTCCAGAGATAACTGCAAGTTTGTTAGAAACGGAG GTATGTAGCAAGAAATGA